DNA from Paraburkholderia sp. BL10I2N1:
CTACGCGCCGCGCAGCCGATCGTACGCGGCATGTGTGGCGCGCTCGCCTACGCGCATGAGCGCGGCTTCGTGCACTGCGACTTCAAGCCTGCCAACGTGTTTCTCACCGATACGGGCGAAGTCAAGGTGATCGATTTCGGCATTGCGCGCGTCTTCCAGCGGCCGGAAGAGGAGAGCGACGCGACGGTATTCGACCCGGGCAGTCTCGGCGCGTTGACCCCCGCTTATGCCAGTCCGGAGATGCTGGAGCATCGCGAACCCGACCCACGTGACGACATCTACGCGCTGGGTTGCATCACCTATGAACTGCTGACCGGGCGGCATCCGTTCGACCGGCAGTCCGCCACCCAGGCGCGCGCCACGGGCCGCGTGCCGGAGCGGCCGGAAGGACTCGGCACGCGTCAGTGGCGGGCACTGCGCTCGGCACTGTCGTTCGACCGCAATACCCGCATGCCAACGGTTGCGCGTTTTCTCGAAGAATTCTGCGCGGAGGAGCGCCCGGCGAAAAAGACGGCGCCGCGTGTGAAGCGCGGCGCGCTCGTGAAGGCGGGCGTGGCAGGGATCGCCGTGCTGTGTGCGGCGGGTGTAGGCGTGTATGTGCATCATCGGGCGGCGCCGGGCGAAAATGGCGCGACGGCTCCGTCGTCGATGGCGTCGGGCACGTCCGTTCCTGCTTCCGATGTTCAGGGCGCGTCCGCTGCGCCCGAGACACTTACAGCGTCGGCCCCGGCATCAGCCGCACCTGGCGTCGAGGCGGCAACGCCAGCAACGCCGTCCGCGCCGCCGGCCGTCCAGCCGCCCGCGCCGCCGCCGCTGTCGCTGGCGGCCGTTACGCCGCTACTGGCGCAGGTGCCGTGTTCGGCACTGGTGGCCGATGTGCAGGGTCACGCATTGAAGGTGCGAGGATTCGTTGCGCAGCGATACGGTGCGACGCGTCTGAAGAATGACCTCAGCGCACTGCCCGGTGTCGAGTCACTGAACCTTGACGTCGAGCAGATCGCCGACGACAAGTGCGACGCGATCAAAACGTTCGCACCGTACTGGACACACAACTGGCAGGCCGGCCGCGTCGCCGCGCTGCATGTGCGGCCGCCCGATGCGCAATTGACCGCAGGCGATCCGCTCGTTGTCGACGTGACGACGCCCGGCTTCGATTCCTACGTCAATCTCGACTACTACGTGCTGGACGGCAGCGTCGTGCATATGGTGCCGGGCCCGCGGGCGAAGGACAACCAGGCTCCGCCGCACTATGCCGCGACGATCGGCAGCGCGGGCGACTGGACCATCTCGAAGCCGTTCGGAACGGAGATGGTCGTGCTGCTCATCACGCCCGTGCCGCTCTTCGACAGTCTGCGGCCCGAGAGCGAGTCGCGTGCCGACTATCTGCATGCGCTCGAAACGCGCCTTGGTCAGATCGCCAGCAAGTATGGGCAGGACCGCATCGTTGCCGATATTGCGCTGATCACGACGAAGGCGCGCACGCATTGAGCGTCGGGCGCCGTCGTCCGGCACCTCAGGCGCGTGATGACGCAGACGGGCTTTCACGTCAGATCCCTGACGACCCTGAAGCCGTTCTGCGACTGGCGCACGGTGGCGCTGTACTTGAAGCGCGTCGAGGTGAGCATGTAGTTCGCGCCTTCGCGCCACGAACCGCCACGGATCACGCGCATGTCGCAGCCTGGGATGTCCCACGTGCGGCCGTCGGCAGGGGCGTTCTGGTACGAGTTGTGCCAGCAATCGCTGACCCATTCCCATACGCCGCCGTTCATACCGTACAGGCCCCAGGGATTCGGCGCGAATGCGTCGACATTTTCCGGGCCTTCGGTGTGCCAGGGGTCGCCGCAATCCTTGCAGTTCGCGCTGCCCTTGCGCATCTGGTCGCCCCACCAGTATTTCGTCGTCGTGCCGCCTTTGTCCGCATACTCCCATTCCGCCTCGGTGGGTAGGCGGTAGGGCTTGCCGGTGACCTTGACCAGCCACTTGACGTACTGCTGCGCGTCGTCCCAGCTCAGATCGCGGGCGGGTGCATTTCTCGTCGTACTGTTCTCGCTGGAAAGCCGCGCGCAGGCTTTCGCATCCACGCAGGCGTCCCATTGTTCGACCGTCACCGGGTACTTGCCGATCGCGAAGGGCGCGCCGATCGTGACGCGATGCACCGGTTTTTCTGACGGGTCATCGGTGCTGCTGCCCATCATGAAAGAGCCCGCAGGCAATGCCACCATCACGGGGCAGGCCGCGCAGTCCTTGCTTTCGCTCGTGCCGGAGGCGTTGTTCACCGCTTTAGACTGAGGCGACGGGGGAGCAACCGGCGCCGGTGCTGCCGCAGACGGGGCCGGAGCGGGCGCCGGCGCAGGCGTAATCGCCCGTGGATGCTCCTGTGGCGGCGCGCCGGCAGATGCCGCTTGAGGCGCTTGCGTTGTAGTGGCTGGCGTTTGCGGCGCGAACGCTCGCAGCCGTTCGATGCGCGCGCGCGCAAGCGGCGCGAAACGGCCGTTCGGATAGGCCTTCAGATAGGCCTCGTAGTCACTCGGATAGGTGCTGTTCTTGATCGAGTCCCAGAACGTGATCTCGTATTGCTCGCTGCTGTCCTTCGGCAGTATCCCGCGACTATGCAGCGTGACGACCGCTTCGTCCGTGCCGTTCGATCGGGCGTCGGCGAGTAAGGCCGCATCCACCCGGCCGGAACCAGGCAGTGCGTCGTCTGAAAGCGATGACGCAACCCAGGGCCTCTGTTCGCCGTGCGTGACTTCGCGAACGTCAGCCGCGACACGCCGCAGCATGGTCGCGAGGTCGGCCGACGGCGCTGCTGCGAGCGTACGCAGCAGCGCACCCGTGTATACCCCATGACGCTTGCCATCTGCGGCAGATCCGCCCGGAGCAGCAGCGTAGGCAATCATCGTCCGGTCAGGGAGTGCGGCGGGGAACGGCGTCGCATCGGCGGCCTGGAACGGGTCGTTCAGGCACGTATCGAGTATCACCAGATTGAGCTTGTCAGGACGTGGCGCCGACATCGCGCGAAGCACGCTCGACAGTCCCATGCCGCTCTCCAGAAGAAGCGCGGGCGAACCCACATCGACGCCTGCCGGGACGAGCACCGCGTCGTTGGCCGCCTTGAAGCCGTGCCCACCGAAGTAGAAGACGCTTGTGCCGCCCGCGCGCAGGCGCCGGCCGAAATCGGCGAGCGCCTGTTTCATCTGCTGCGGCGTTGCGTTCGTGCGGAGGATCACGTCGAAGCCAAGCGCGCCGAGCGTGTCGCTCATGCTGCGGGCGTCGCGCGCCGCGTTAGGGAGCGCGCCGGCCGGATAGTCGTCGTTGCCGATCACGAGCGCGACGCGCGGGTTGTCCGCGTGAGCGGACGGCGCTGTGACCCGGGCAGTCGCAGCCACGGTTCGGGGGGCTGGCTGTGCCTCGACGCCGAGCCACGGTGCGAGGATTGCCCCGGCCATGCACACGAGCAGGAGTTTTCGCCACATATTCAAATCCTGTTTTGGTATGGATCGAACATCGGTATCCGTCGACGGGCAATTCGCTGTCGGTCACTGCCATGCGCGCGGCGAATCTCCGCGCAATCTGCATGCAGCGCCTCGAGGTCGTCATCAACAACGATAGCACGCAGTCAAGGCGTCAGAACGAGAACGAGAGTGGCGTATCTTTTTGGCAAGTTCCGTCCTAAGCTAAAGCACAAAGAACACAGCACTGATCGGGGTCTTTTACCGGTCGTTCCGACACGCACGTGTGCACACACCCGCCGCGAAGGTGTGGGAAGGCTCTTTGCACGAGAGGGGCGACCCGGACAATTCTTCGGGAGAAGGTGCAATGCAAAGAAGAACAATGCGCTGCAGGCTGGCCGCTCGCGTGAGTCCTGCTGGCACCACGGTAGTTGCCACTGTAGTCACCACGTTCATTGTCGCGGTTCTCGCCTCCCTGGTATGGGGTACGGCGCTGGCGGCCCCGCCAAGAACCCCGTCTCCGCCGAACGCGGAGGAATACATCATCTGGCCGGCCGACGGCACGGTGATCCATGGCGGCAAGCTGTGGGTGCGCATGGGGCTTCGCAACATGGGCGTCTGCCCTAAAGGCGTCGACTCCCCGAAAACCGGGCACCACCACCTGCTGATCGACACCGATCTGCCGCCGCTCGATCAGGAAATTCCATCGGATCGCAATCACCTGCATTTCGGCGCAGGCGAGACGGACGCGCGCATCGAACTGCCGCCTGGCAAGCACACGCTGCAGCTTTTGCTGGGCGACCAGAACCACGTGCCGCACGATCCACCGGTGTATTCGAAGAAGATCACCATCATCGTCAAAGCCAATTGACCCGCTTCGGTCTGTCAGGACGGGGAGCACACTCCATGCACAAGATTATCGTCGCCGCGGCGCTTGCCGCTCTGGCTTTCCTGAACTTCGCCTATGCGGGCACCACGCCGTCGCCCCCCGGCGCATATGCGTATATCGGCTATCCCAACGATGGCCAGGTCGTTCCCGCCAACAAGCCGTTTCGCGTATGGTTCGGGCTGCGCTACATGGGTGTCGCGCCCAAGGGCGTGAAGTTTCCAAATACCGGACACCACCATCTGCTGATCGACACCGACCTGCCGCCGATGGACCAGGAAATTCCCTCGGACCGCAACCATCTGCATTTCGGCGCGGGCGAAACGGAAACGATGATCGAACTGCCGCCCGGCAAGCACACGCTGCAGTTGTTGATGGGTGACGACAAGCACATCCCGCACAACCCGCCGGTCTATTCGAAGAAGATCACCGTCATCGCGAAGTGAGCGGGTAGATACCGGCTCATAGGCCTGCCCTGCAGTCAGGCGACCCTTCAATACATCTGCTCTCGCGTAGCTGCCTCGTCTTGCGCGACGTTCGGGCAGCTCGCGCGAAAAAGCCACTGTCTTCTCCAGCCCAACACCCTCGTGCGCGCTGTCTGGCGCAGCCCGTCACCGACGCACGGGCGCATCTTCCGGGCGCCGCCCGGGCTTCATCGGTGCGTGGTGACGTCCCAATGTCTTTAAGCCCAGGCGCGGTTTCTCCGGTGTCCGGCGTGCGCCTGGCACAGGCCATGCGTAAGTAACCTCCGGGCAGACAGCATTCTCGAATCCGAACGCAAGACCTGACCTTCCTTTCAGGAGAACCGGGATGAACACCCTGACGATCCAAGACCTCCACGTGACCGAAGAACTCGACATCGCCAGGATGCGCGCCGTACGCGGCGGCCTCATGCCGATCCCGTCGAACAACTTCGTGAACATCACGCCGATCAGTCTCGACACCAGCAAGAACGTCTTCGCCACGCAGTCCAACGGCACCGGCATCGACATGCTGATTTCCACCGGCACCGGCTCGGCGTTCCTGACCGACATCTACACGAAGTCGAATCCGTACGTGGATAACGGCAACAGCATCGCGCTTTAAATAGGATCGTTGCGGGGAGACCACCGCTCAGGCCTCGATGCCCCGGCGGACCGCAGCCCGAAGATAGCCCCGGCGCCGGACGACTACAGCACTGCGTCGTCCGGTAACCGTAAAAAGCAACCCGTAGCCAATCGTTCTTTCCACACGCCCCGCATCACGCACCAACACCCGCGCCCCCCTTTTTGCGCCGGTCTCGATGGAGATGCCGGACAGGACATGCTTTACTTGAAAGGCGCATTGCCGACATGTGGTGCAGCAGGGATTTACCGGAGAAAATCGTGTCAGCGTCGCTTCTTTCGATCGTCCGTCATGGCTGGCGCCTTGCGTCGGCGAACCGCTGCGCGACGGACGACGTGGACGGTGTGGCGAGCGTGGGACATCGTCATGCCGCAACGCGCGCGCTTGCCGCGGCGACGTTGTGCGCCTTAGTTCTCTGCGCCTGCGACGTCAGCATGCCGGTCTACAAGCGTCCTGATACGCCTGCCAAAGCGGGGTGGTCCGACAAAAGCGGCTCCGCCATCTCCGCCGCCGATACGATCGACCCGGAGTGGTGGAAGGGCTTTCACGACCCGTATCTGGATACGTTGATCGCAAAGGCGATCGCCGGCAACTTCGACATCAAGGTGCTGGCCGCCCGTATCGACGTCGCCGGGGCGCAGATCGGCGAGGCGCAGGCCGGCGCGCTACCGACCGTGGACGTCGGTGCCGGCGCCAATTTCCAGAAGACCAACGGCGCGCCGTTCCTGAAGCAGTACAACGTCGCCACCCAGGTCAACTGGGACATCGACATCTGGGGCAAGGTCGAGAAAGGCGTGCAGGCGCAGAAGGCCGAATACCACGCCACCGAGGCGGACTGGCGCGCGGGCTATCTCGAACTCGTGGCGGTTGTAGCGAGCACATATTTCCAGATCCTGCAGTTCGACGACCAGATCGAGCAGCAACAGAAAACCCTCGCCACCAACAGACAGATCCTCGCGATCTACGACGGTCAGAACCGCAATGGCCTGATCCCGAAGACCCAGGTGATGCGGCAGCAGGCAGAAATCAATCGTCTGACCAACGAGTTGCTGGAACTGCGCCGCTCGCGCGACGTGGCGAACAACGCGCTGTCGACGCTGATCGGCGTGCCCGCCGGCGAATTCACGCTGCCCACCGGCCATCTGCAGCAACGCGTGCAACAGCCGCCGGTGCCGGCTGGCCTGCCTGCGCAACTGCTGTCGCGGCGTCCGGACATCGTCGCGTCGGAACTGCGGGTGCTGGAAGCGTACAACCTCGTCGGCGAGGCGAAGCTCGCGCAGCTCCCGTCGATCAGCCTGACCGGTCACGCCGGCACCGCCAGTTTCGCGCTGACCGACCTGCTGAAGTCGTTCACGTATGGCTTCATGCCGAGCATCAACCTTCCGATCTTCGACCCCAGCGTGCGCGCGCATATCAAAACGACCCTGGCGCAAAGCACGGTCGCGGAGCAACAGTATCGAACCACGGTGATGGGTGCGTTCGAAGAAGTGGAAAACGCGCTCGTCAACCTGAACGCGCACAAACTGCAGCGCGTGGAACTGCAGCAGGAGGTCTCGCGCTTGCGCATGGTGGCCGACCAGATCGAATCGCAACTGCGCGAAGGCCTGGTGTCGCAGCTCGAAGTGTTCGAGACGGAACGCACGCTGCTGCAGGCGCAGCAGGACCTGCTCACCAATCATCAGCAGATTCTGTCCGATACCGTACTGCTCTATAAGGCGTTGGGTGGCGGCTGGCCATCCGTCGACGTGCAGGCGGAAGTAAAGGAGCACTGAGTTCACGCGCAGCCGCCTGCCTTGCAGGATGCGCGGCAGCATCACCCGTACCTGACAATTGACTACCGCCATGTGTGACTTACAATCTTTTAGTGACCGCCGGACGGGTGGTTCATTCGAACAGTGCTTGCTCGCCGCGATTCCCTCCAGCATTCCTCTGATGCTTTCGCAGCAGCGGGTAAACGATTAGTGATCCAGACAAATGACTCCCGGCGAAGCTTCGATTGCGGAGGTGAGAACGACACTGGACCCGGAGTTCGATGTCGTACTGGCGCCGGTGTCGCACCCGGCGCTCGGCGCGATACGGATCATCGACAGTCTGTTTGCGATCGGGCGCAGTGAGGCGCCGTTCGCGGACTATCCGCACGAGCTGCTCACACGGCTCTCGCGCCGCCATGCGCGCATTTTCACGGAGCATGGTGCCGTTTACGTCGCGGACCTCGACAGCAAGAACGGTACGACAGTCAACGGCAAGAGCGTGCGTCAGACGCCCAGCCGTGTGCGCGCCGGCGATGAACTCTGTTTCGGCGGCGAACTGAAATACCGGGTCGGCGTCGAGCCGCGCGCGCGTATCGTCGCGGCGGCCCAGACCGCGCCGCACGTCGCGCTCGTGCTCGTGCCGCAGCGCGACGACCTCGGCCTCCAGCCCATCGATGTCAGGGCGTTTCCGTTTCTCGTCAGCAAGACCGACGAGATTTTCGCGCGCTACAAGGATCGCTATCCGCACCAGGTCAATTACATCTCACGACGCCATGCGCATATCTTCCTGAAGGCGGGTGACCTGTACGTGGAGGACCTCGGCAGCACGAACGGTACATTCGTCGACGGAAAGCGGCTCGACGAGACGGCCCATGCGCTCTCGGAAGGCGACGTCGTTGCATTCGGCGGCGACCATTTCGTCTACAGGGTGGAACTGCAGAAAGAGCCTGAATTTGAGCCGACCGTGACCCAGATGATTTCAACGCCGCCGATCGACGACTTCGACGCCGACAAGACGACGTTTGTCGGCGCCGCGCATTCGTTCCTCGACATTTTCTGCGTCGACCGGGCGCTGCAGCGCGAGGACGAAGTCAACGAGGCGGCGCAGCCGGCCGCGGAGGCCGCCGGGCGCAACGGGCAAACCGATCGCCCGACCCATGCCAACCGCGCGGGCAGCCGCATGAGCCGTACGCAGCGCCGGTGGCGCCTGCTCTTCGGCGAACTCACGCGCGCCTTCGCCGGCGACCAGCGCACCACGGTTCCGCGAACGGCATGGTGGGGGCTCGCGGGCGTCGCGCTGCTGGTCGTGGTCGCCGTGGCGATGTATATGCGGAACGCGTCCGAGCGCGAACTGAAGAATCTGCTCGCAACCGGCGACTATGGCCAGGCGATCGCCGTCGCGAACGACTATCTGGGCCGTCATCCGGCTGACGAGCACATCAGGGCGCTCGCCAGCGAAGCGTTGCTGAAGGCGAAGGTTCCAGGCTGGCTCGCCGCGCTGCAGGCGCGCGAGTTCGGCCGCGCCGATGCGTTGATCGCCCAGATGAAAGCGTTGAGCCAGCCGAACGCCGACGCTGCATCACTCGTCGGCGAACTGCGGTGGGTGGGAGATCTGGAGCGCTTTTTCGTCGGCCGGGGAGGGGTGGATGCGCCGATCCGGATCTATGCGGACGAGGACCGGATCAACAGCCTCCTGAAGCGCTGGGAGGACGACGCGAAGAGCCACCAGCGCGCGCTCGACCGGATCGCGTCGTACGCGCCCGAGTTTGTCGAGCCGTACGCGCTCGCCATGAGCCACCTGCGCAAGCTCGAAAGCGACGATTCGGTGTACGTCGCCGCGATCGACCGGCTCAATGCCACGATCGACACAGAACTGGGACGGGATAAACCCGATGCGCTGCCCGCTGCGCTGGACGACTACGCGCAGCGCTATCCACGCCTCGCCGGTCTCGATCGGGTGCGCGAAGATCTGCGGCAGTACATGGCCGTACTGAACGAAGCCACCGCTCGCCGTCTTGTGCCGTTGCTGGCTTTGCTCAGGAAAGTGCGCTTCACGACGCCGCCGTTCCAGGCGCACTTTCGGCAACTGGCCGCCACCCGCCTGCCTTCGGCGGATGTGATCGCCCGCCACGACGCAGCGTCGGCTGCCTGGCAGCGCGGCGACGGACACGCGGCGCTGACGGATCTGCAGGCGATACCGGCGGGCCCATGGTCCGATGTGCTTGCCGCCGAGCAGGCGCACAAGAAAGCCCTCTTCGACCAGTTCAGCGACCTGCAGAAGACCCGCGGCACGAAGGACTACGACGAGCGGCTCCTGTCGTTCTACGCAGGACTCGATCCGGCGGAGGACGCCTGGTTCGTTCATGCCATCCAGTCTGACGTCGCCGCGCTGCGCGACAAGGCGCTCTCGCGTGCGCAGGATCTGCTCACGCGCGCGCAGGGTCTGTGGCGTCAGTATCGGGCGAACGGCGCGATCGGCGGCACGCAGCGGCTCGAGTCGGGCATCTCCGAGGGGTTCCGCAGCCAGGCGCGGCTCCTGACCGAGGCGCAGACGCTCGCGCATCAGGGCATGCGCATCTACACGCAGCTCAAGGCAGACCACGCGTCCGACTGGGACCAGCTGGTCGACGACGTCGACGCCGAAGCAGAGCTGCAACGCCGCTCGCTGGAGGAGTTGCGCATGGTCCTCGAACCTGCGCTGCTGAAGTCGAAGCTGGCACTCATCGGAGGCAACAGCGGTGAAGCGCGACAATCACCTTAAGCCGCTATCCGAAGCGCTGGAAGATCACAGCGCGGAAGGCATCGCGATCCTCACCGCCGAGCCGGTCCGGATGGCGTATGCCCTCGTGCTGACGATGGTGGCGCTGGTCGTGGCCGGACTGCTGTGGTCGTTCATCGGCCGCGCGGATGTGATCGTGAGCGCGCAGGGCACGCTCGCGCCGGAGTCGGACGTGCGACGTATCTACGCGCCCATCGACGGCGAACTGGCGGACCTGTATATCGCCGAAGGCCAGCCGGTGTCGAAAGGTGATGTGCTCGCGAGACTGAACGCGCGGGGTGCGATCGAAGCGGCGACCAACGCGCTGCAGGCGCAGTTGAAGCTCGACGACGCCGAGCGCGAATGGAAGCAGTTTCCGGAGCAGAAGGCGCTGATGGAACGCAAGGCGGCGGCCTTGAAGGAACAGATCGAGGTCGAATCGAAGCTGCACGAGAACCGCATTTCCGAAGGCACGACGAAGCTCGCAGAAGGGCAGAAAGCCGAACTGGAGCAGGCGCGCAGCGAACTCGAAAACGCCCGCCGGCTGCGCGACGCGGCACGCCAGGAACTCGACAGCTACTCACGGCTCTTCGCGCAGCCGGGCGGCGGCGGTGTCGCGGAACTGCAGGTCGAAGCGAAGAAAACTGCGTATCTGCAGGCGGACAATGCGTACCGTGTCGCGCAGTCGAAACTCGCGGAACTGGATTTCCGCCTGAGCCACGAATATGCGCAGGCGAATGCGCAGCTCGAAACCAGCGGCCAGCAAGCCACCAATCTGCAGATCCAGTACGACGCGGCCACGCGCGAGATCGCGAACGCCGAAGACAAGCTGCGCCTGCAGGTTCAGACCGCGCGGCTGGTGGCCGACGCCGCCGCGCGCATCCGCTTCGAGAACATCGACAAGGACAATTTCCTGCTGATTCTCGCACCGACTTCCGGTGTCGTGACCGACGTGACGACCACCCAGCCTGGCGATAAGATCCAGGCCAACGCGCCCCTAGGCGGTATCGCGCCGAAGGATGCGCGTCCCGTGCTGAAGATCGAGATCGCCGAGCGCGATCGCGCGTTCCTGCACGAAGGCCTGCCGGTGAAGATGAAGTTCAGCGCGTTTCCCTACCAGCGCTATGGGCTTATCAGCGGCACGCTCGCTTATATTTCGCCCGCGACCAAGCCGTCTGTGCAGGACAAGCAGCCAGTCTACGAAGGGCGCGTCACACTTGAGCGCAACTATTACCAGATCGCCGAAAACAGGTATCCGTTGCGATACGGGATGACGGCGAGCGCGGAGATCGTCGTACGCGAGCGGCGCCTGATCGATCTGGGGCTCGACCCGTTCAGGCAACTCGCCGGATGAGCGGCGTGCCGATGCAATGCGAGCGCCAGGTCGTGCGATGTGATGGAGCGAACCGAACCGGAAGCGAACCGGAACCGAACCGGAACCGAACCGGAACCGAACCGGAGCCGAACCGGAGCCGAACCGGAGCCGAACCGGAGCCGAACCCCAAGGCCGCACGCGCATGCAAGCCCCGGCGTGCGGGCCGGAGAATGCCAACCTGAGGAGCGGATGAGATGACCGCGATTGTACGAATCGATGAAGAAGTCGTGGACGTCGCCGAATTCATACGTCTACTGAAACTGACCGGCCAGTTCGAGAGCCTGATCGAGCAACTCGTGCGCGACAAGCTCACCGTGCACGCCGCGAAGAAGCAGGGCATCACCGTATCGGCGGAACAGATCCAGGAACGCGCGGATCAGTTTCGCCGGGTGCGTGGGCTGCACCGCGCTACCGATATGAACCAGTACCTCGATGCGCTCGGCGTGAGTCTGGACGAATTCGAGGTGTTCATCACGGACGGCCTGTATCAGGAACGCATGCTCGACCAGGTGAGCAACCAGGCGGCGATCGAGGAGTACTTCTCGCTGAACTCGCCGAAGTTCGATGCAATCGAGGTCAGCCACATCGTGCTCGATAGCGAGGGCAAGGCGAAAGAAATGATCTCATACCTGCACGACGATCCGGAGAGCTTCGCCGACATGGCGCGCGAACATTCGATCGCGGATACGCGCGAGTCGGGCGGCGTGATCGGCAAGGTGCTGCGCGGCTCGCTCAAGCCGGACATCGAGGCGAAGATCTTCAATGCGGCGGTCGGCGATCTGCTCGGGCCGTTTCCGTCGCCGGACCGTTCCTGCTATGAGATTTTCGCGGTCACGGCCAAATATCCGGCGAAGCTCGACGAAGATGTCGCCGCCGAAGTGAAGCGTTTGTTGCGCGAGGGATGGCTGATTGCGCGCGCACAGGAGCATGTCATCGAGGCGCGCTAGCGCCTGAGGCAGGCTGAAACAATCCACGGCACCTGGGCCCGTGCAGGCTCAGGACGCACGACGCACAGCACGCGCCAACGTCGAGGTTCGCAAGCACATGGACGCACCCCAGACATCTCCGTCCGCGGCGGAGTTTCTGTCATCGGTCGAGATCCTGTCGCCATTTTCGCGCGAGGAACTCGAACGCATGGCGGAGCATGCGCAAAGCCGCTTCTACTCATTCGGCGAGACGGTGTGCAATGCGGGCGAGCCGGCGGAAGGACTCTTTATCGTCAAGTCGGGCTCGGTGCGCATCTTTACCGAGGAGCACGGCAAGGAAATCAGCATGGGCGTGCGCAAGACGGGCGAGATCTTTGCCGATATCGCGATGCTGCGCACCTATGTGCATGAATCGTCGGTGCGGGCCTCGGCAAAAACCGAACTGCTGTTCATACCGCGCGCAGCGATCGGACCGGTGATTGGCGGCAACCAGGTCGCACTAGCGTTCGTCGCGAGCTATGTGGCGATCAGTTCCGCGGGCGGGTTCGTTGCGCAACTGTTCGATCTGCGCGGCAAGCTCAACAAGGCCGAGCTGGAAGAATACGTGCGCAGCGTCGGCGTGAAGCGGGTCAGCGCGGGCAAGGAAATCCTCAAGCAGGATTCGCGTGAAGACCGACGGCTCTACGTCGTGCGGCAGGGCGAAGTGCGGATCGTGCGGCGCGACGACGACAAGGACTACACGCTCGCGACCCTGGGCGAAGGTGAGATCTTCGGCGAGAAGGCCTGCCTGATGCGCCAGGAGCAGATGGCTTCGGTCATCGCGACTGCCGACACGCGGCTGCTCGTGATCCCTGAGCGAACCGTCCATTTCATCCTGGAGCGCAATCCGAAACTTCGCGAAGTGCTCGAAGAACGGATTCGCTATTCCGACCGCGAACTCGAACGCCAGAAGCGGATCGAGCAGCGGCGCAAGCTGCCGTTGACGCTCGACCTTCACACGAAGCCCGAGTTCGGCGAGAAGGTCATCAAGCGGTTTGCGTTCGTCGAGCAGGCCGAGGAGATGGATTGCGGCGCGGCCTGTCTCGCGATGGTGTGCAGGCACTACAGCATCCCCATGACGCTCGGCAAACTGCGCGAACTTGCCAACGTGACGACACAGGGCGCGACGCTCGACAGCCTCGCGCGCGCCGGAGAGTCGCTCGGCTTTACGGCGCGCGGCGTGCAATGCACGTTCGATGCGCTACGCGGCTTCGATCTGCCGTTCATCGTGCACTGGGAGGGCTATCACTACATCGTGGTGTATGGCCT
Protein-coding regions in this window:
- a CDS encoding FHA domain-containing protein — translated: MTPGEASIAEVRTTLDPEFDVVLAPVSHPALGAIRIIDSLFAIGRSEAPFADYPHELLTRLSRRHARIFTEHGAVYVADLDSKNGTTVNGKSVRQTPSRVRAGDELCFGGELKYRVGVEPRARIVAAAQTAPHVALVLVPQRDDLGLQPIDVRAFPFLVSKTDEIFARYKDRYPHQVNYISRRHAHIFLKAGDLYVEDLGSTNGTFVDGKRLDETAHALSEGDVVAFGGDHFVYRVELQKEPEFEPTVTQMISTPPIDDFDADKTTFVGAAHSFLDIFCVDRALQREDEVNEAAQPAAEAAGRNGQTDRPTHANRAGSRMSRTQRRWRLLFGELTRAFAGDQRTTVPRTAWWGLAGVALLVVVAVAMYMRNASERELKNLLATGDYGQAIAVANDYLGRHPADEHIRALASEALLKAKVPGWLAALQAREFGRADALIAQMKALSQPNADAASLVGELRWVGDLERFFVGRGGVDAPIRIYADEDRINSLLKRWEDDAKSHQRALDRIASYAPEFVEPYALAMSHLRKLESDDSVYVAAIDRLNATIDTELGRDKPDALPAALDDYAQRYPRLAGLDRVREDLRQYMAVLNEATARRLVPLLALLRKVRFTTPPFQAHFRQLAATRLPSADVIARHDAASAAWQRGDGHAALTDLQAIPAGPWSDVLAAEQAHKKALFDQFSDLQKTRGTKDYDERLLSFYAGLDPAEDAWFVHAIQSDVAALRDKALSRAQDLLTRAQGLWRQYRANGAIGGTQRLESGISEGFRSQARLLTEAQTLAHQGMRIYTQLKADHASDWDQLVDDVDAEAELQRRSLEELRMVLEPALLKSKLALIGGNSGEARQSP
- a CDS encoding HlyD family efflux transporter periplasmic adaptor subunit, coding for MKRDNHLKPLSEALEDHSAEGIAILTAEPVRMAYALVLTMVALVVAGLLWSFIGRADVIVSAQGTLAPESDVRRIYAPIDGELADLYIAEGQPVSKGDVLARLNARGAIEAATNALQAQLKLDDAEREWKQFPEQKALMERKAAALKEQIEVESKLHENRISEGTTKLAEGQKAELEQARSELENARRLRDAARQELDSYSRLFAQPGGGGVAELQVEAKKTAYLQADNAYRVAQSKLAELDFRLSHEYAQANAQLETSGQQATNLQIQYDAATREIANAEDKLRLQVQTARLVADAAARIRFENIDKDNFLLILAPTSGVVTDVTTTQPGDKIQANAPLGGIAPKDARPVLKIEIAERDRAFLHEGLPVKMKFSAFPYQRYGLISGTLAYISPATKPSVQDKQPVYEGRVTLERNYYQIAENRYPLRYGMTASAEIVVRERRLIDLGLDPFRQLAG
- a CDS encoding peptidylprolyl isomerase: MTAIVRIDEEVVDVAEFIRLLKLTGQFESLIEQLVRDKLTVHAAKKQGITVSAEQIQERADQFRRVRGLHRATDMNQYLDALGVSLDEFEVFITDGLYQERMLDQVSNQAAIEEYFSLNSPKFDAIEVSHIVLDSEGKAKEMISYLHDDPESFADMAREHSIADTRESGGVIGKVLRGSLKPDIEAKIFNAAVGDLLGPFPSPDRSCYEIFAVTAKYPAKLDEDVAAEVKRLLREGWLIARAQEHVIEAR